Proteins encoded together in one Microcebus murinus isolate Inina chromosome 18, M.murinus_Inina_mat1.0, whole genome shotgun sequence window:
- the SCO1 gene encoding protein SCO1 homolog, mitochondrial isoform X2, whose product MKYFKKEKMEQLEKERQRSIGKPLLGGPFSLTTHTGEPKTDKDYLGQWVLIYFGFTHCPDICPEELEKMIQVVNEIDDIPSLPNLTPLFITIDPERDTKETIANYVKEFSPKLIGLTGTKEEIDQVARAYRVYYSPGPKDEDEDYIVDHTIIMYLIGPDGEFLDYFGQNKKNGEIAGSIAAHMWAHRKKS is encoded by the exons AGCTGGAGAAGGAACGGCAGCGAAGCATTGGAAAGCCTTTACTTGGGGGACCATTTTCTCTCACAACTCACACTGGAGAACCTAAAACTGACAAGGACTACCTGGGTCAGTGGGTACTGATTTATTTTGGTTTCACTCATTGCCCTGACATCTGTCCAGAAGAACTAGAAAAAATGATTCAAGTTGTGAATGAAATAG ATGATATTCCATCTCTGCCAAATTTAACTCCACTTTTCATCACCATTGACCCAGAGAGGGACACAAAAGAAACCATTGCAAATTATGTGAAAG AATTTTCTCCTAAACTGATTGGCTTGACTGGCACAAAAGAAGAAATCGATCAAGTGGCCCGAGCTTACAGGGTGTATTATAGCCCTGGTCCCAAGGATGAAGATGAGGACTACATA GTGGATCATACAATAATAATGTACTTGATTGGACCAGATGGTGAGTTTCTAGATTATTTTGGCCAGAACAAGAAGAATGGAGAAATAGCTGGTTCAATTGCTGCACACATGTGGGCACACAGGAAAAAGAGCTAG